A stretch of the Halomonas sp. CH40 genome encodes the following:
- a CDS encoding Na(+)-translocating NADH-quinone reductase subunit A, with amino-acid sequence MIEVKKGLDLPITGAPEQRIEDAKPVRHVAILGTDYVGMKPTMEVKEGDKVKLGQLLFTDKKIAGVRFTAPAAGEVVAINRGEKRRLLSVVIKADEAEEAVSFASHDRANLESLERQSVVDQLVESGMWTALRTRPFSRTPEVDSAPADIFVTAIDTHPLSPEPALIINEQPQAFEDGLKVLARLTEGKVYLCSGPDSSIPGGNINGVQAQTFSGPHPAGLVGTHIHHLSPVALHKKVWHIGYQDVIAFGKLFTEGKIDTQRIIAIGGPRAEKPRLVRTRIGASTDELLQGEVIQPDDTRVISGSVFSGATAEGNVNFLGRFHQQISLLEEGNKRAFMGWLSPGANKHSVLGIYISKIKGLSNYAPTTSTNGSERAMVPVGAYETIMPLDVMPTQLLRSLIVGDIEVAMQLGCLELDEEDLALCTYVCPGKYEYGPILRDNLTMIEKEA; translated from the coding sequence ATGATCGAAGTCAAGAAAGGCCTGGATCTCCCCATCACGGGAGCGCCCGAGCAACGCATTGAAGATGCCAAGCCCGTGCGTCACGTGGCAATCCTGGGCACTGACTATGTCGGTATGAAGCCGACTATGGAAGTCAAGGAAGGGGATAAGGTCAAACTGGGCCAATTGCTCTTCACCGATAAGAAAATTGCGGGCGTGCGCTTTACAGCGCCTGCAGCAGGTGAAGTCGTTGCCATTAACCGTGGCGAAAAGCGTCGTTTACTGTCTGTAGTGATCAAGGCCGATGAGGCTGAAGAGGCGGTGTCATTTGCTTCTCATGATCGCGCAAACCTTGAAAGCCTTGAACGACAGAGCGTTGTTGACCAACTGGTTGAATCGGGGATGTGGACGGCGTTACGCACGCGCCCGTTTTCCCGTACGCCGGAAGTCGATAGTGCTCCTGCTGACATTTTTGTCACTGCCATCGACACCCATCCTTTGAGCCCTGAGCCTGCTTTGATCATCAATGAGCAGCCCCAGGCGTTTGAGGATGGTCTGAAAGTGTTGGCACGGCTGACCGAAGGTAAGGTTTACCTGTGCAGCGGTCCGGACAGCAGTATTCCTGGCGGCAACATCAACGGTGTTCAGGCGCAGACTTTCTCGGGCCCGCATCCTGCTGGCTTGGTGGGAACACACATCCACCATCTGTCACCAGTTGCACTGCACAAAAAAGTATGGCACATCGGATATCAGGATGTGATTGCGTTTGGCAAGCTGTTCACTGAAGGCAAGATTGATACACAGCGTATTATCGCCATTGGTGGGCCACGCGCCGAGAAGCCGCGTCTTGTGCGTACCCGTATTGGCGCCAGTACTGATGAACTCTTGCAGGGCGAAGTGATCCAACCAGATGATACCCGTGTGATTTCTGGTTCTGTTTTCTCTGGTGCGACGGCAGAGGGCAACGTGAATTTTCTGGGGCGCTTCCATCAGCAGATTAGTCTGTTGGAAGAAGGAAACAAGCGTGCTTTCATGGGCTGGTTATCACCAGGTGCTAACAAGCACTCGGTATTAGGAATTTATATTTCTAAAATCAAGGGGCTCAGCAACTATGCGCCGACGACATCCACCAATGGTTCGGAAAGGGCCATGGTGCCAGTCGGAGCCTATGAGACAATCATGCCGCTAGACGTCATGCCAACTCAGCTGTTGCGTTCACTGATCGTAGGTGACATTGAAGTTGCCATGCAACTGGGGTGTCTGGAGCTGGATGAAGAGGATTTGGCGCTATGTACCTATGTTTGCCCCGGCAAATATGAGTATGGCCCCATCCTGCGTGACAATCTCACCATGATCGAGAAAGAGGCCTGA
- a CDS encoding NADH:ubiquinone reductase (Na(+)-transporting) subunit B, protein MMGIRQTLDNLEPNFHKGGKFEKFYPLYEAVDTIFYSPPSVAKTTAHVRDGIDLKRIMITVWMCTFPAMFFGMWNAGWQANTAIDAGYASMAGWREAIMMTLAGGHDPSSLWANFVLGATYFLPIYLVTFVVGGFWEVLFAIKRGHEVNEGFFVTSVLFALILPATIPLWQVALGITFGIVIGKEIFGGTGKNFLNPALTGRAFLYFAYPAQISGDAVWVAADGYTGATALSMAFQEGMSALSSTFSWWDAFLGFVPGSVGEVSTLAIFIGAAVLLWTRIASWRIMLGVFLGMVITSTLFNLVGSETNPMFAMPWYWHLVIGGFAFGMVFMATDPVSASMTNQGRLVFGALIGVMTVLIRVVNPAFPEGIMLAILFANLFAPLIDHFFVQANIKRRQKRVGAPAEEIA, encoded by the coding sequence ATGATGGGTATTAGACAAACACTCGACAATCTCGAACCCAACTTCCACAAAGGCGGCAAGTTCGAAAAGTTCTACCCCCTTTACGAAGCGGTCGATACAATTTTCTATTCGCCACCCAGCGTGGCAAAGACCACCGCTCACGTGCGTGACGGTATAGACCTCAAGCGCATCATGATCACGGTATGGATGTGTACCTTCCCAGCCATGTTCTTTGGCATGTGGAACGCTGGCTGGCAGGCCAATACCGCGATTGATGCGGGCTATGCCTCCATGGCGGGCTGGCGCGAAGCTATCATGATGACCCTGGCAGGCGGGCATGACCCGAGCAGCCTGTGGGCCAACTTTGTGCTGGGTGCTACTTACTTCCTGCCGATCTACCTGGTCACCTTCGTGGTGGGTGGTTTCTGGGAAGTACTGTTTGCCATCAAGCGTGGCCATGAAGTCAACGAAGGCTTCTTCGTAACTTCTGTACTGTTTGCGCTGATTCTGCCTGCTACTATCCCGCTTTGGCAGGTGGCGCTGGGTATCACCTTTGGTATTGTCATCGGTAAGGAAATCTTCGGCGGTACAGGGAAGAACTTCCTCAACCCCGCTTTGACCGGCCGTGCTTTCTTGTATTTTGCCTATCCTGCACAGATTTCAGGCGACGCTGTCTGGGTCGCGGCAGATGGTTATACCGGTGCCACGGCACTGTCGATGGCTTTCCAGGAAGGCATGTCTGCGCTGTCTTCTACCTTCAGCTGGTGGGATGCCTTCCTGGGCTTCGTTCCCGGCTCAGTGGGTGAAGTGTCAACGCTGGCCATCTTTATTGGTGCAGCGGTTCTGCTCTGGACGCGCATCGCCTCCTGGCGAATCATGCTGGGTGTCTTCCTGGGCATGGTGATCACCAGCACCCTGTTTAACCTGGTCGGCTCAGAAACCAACCCGATGTTTGCCATGCCCTGGTATTGGCATCTGGTGATTGGTGGCTTTGCCTTCGGTATGGTGTTCATGGCCACGGATCCGGTATCCGCTTCCATGACCAATCAGGGGCGTCTGGTGTTTGGTGCGCTGATTGGTGTGATGACCGTCCTGATCCGCGTTGTTAACCCGGCCTTCCCGGAAGGCATCATGTTGGCCATTCTGTTTGCTAACCTGTTTGCACCGCTGATCGATCACTTCTTTGTCCAGGCTAACATCAAGCGTCGTCAGAAGCGTGTTGGTGCACCGGCCGAGGAGATTGCCTGA
- a CDS encoding Na(+)-translocating NADH-quinone reductase subunit C — protein sequence MAQGNNSIKKILTVAFALCVVCSIIVSTAAVALRPLQQTNQELDRKSNILNVAKLSNSDTSVEETFRDKITARVVDLRTGEYTDQFDPDTFNQFEAARDPATGRTLSGDQDIAGLSRVENFATIYLVGNVDDPDQIVLPIRGQGLWGSMYGFLSVEGDGNTIVSITYYDHSETPGLGAEVNNPRWQAQWEGKKIYDDEGDLSPEIHLTKGGASSEYEVDALSGATLTSNGVTNMLQFWMSPEGFGEYLAKFRSGITQEEAQQADVDLESEGA from the coding sequence ATGGCTCAAGGTAATAATTCGATCAAAAAGATTCTGACTGTTGCATTTGCCCTTTGCGTCGTCTGTTCGATCATTGTATCGACAGCAGCCGTCGCATTGCGTCCGCTGCAGCAGACAAATCAGGAACTTGATCGTAAATCCAACATTCTCAACGTGGCCAAGCTTTCTAACTCAGATACGAGCGTTGAGGAAACCTTCCGCGACAAGATCACTGCGCGCGTGGTGGATCTGCGCACCGGTGAGTACACGGATCAGTTTGATCCGGATACCTTCAACCAGTTTGAAGCAGCGCGTGATCCGGCAACGGGTCGTACACTTTCGGGTGATCAGGACATCGCGGGTCTTTCGCGGGTTGAAAACTTTGCCACCATCTACCTTGTTGGTAATGTCGATGATCCCGACCAGATTGTTCTGCCTATTCGCGGGCAGGGCCTGTGGGGCAGCATGTATGGCTTCCTTTCCGTGGAAGGTGATGGCAATACCATTGTCAGTATCACTTACTATGATCATAGTGAAACACCAGGCCTGGGGGCTGAAGTGAACAACCCTCGCTGGCAAGCGCAATGGGAAGGTAAAAAAATCTACGATGACGAGGGTGACCTTTCGCCGGAAATTCATCTGACCAAGGGCGGTGCGAGCTCCGAGTACGAAGTTGACGCTCTGTCGGGTGCAACCCTGACCAGTAATGGTGTCACCAACATGTTGCAGTTCTGGATGAGCCCTGAAGGTTTTGGTGAATATCTGGCGAAATTCCGTAGTGGAATCACCCAGGAAGAAGCTCAACAAGCCGATGTCGACCTCGAATCGGAAGGAGCCTAA
- a CDS encoding NADH:ubiquinone reductase (Na(+)-transporting) subunit D — MADVTPKSVLTAPIFKNNPIALQILGICSALAVTTSMSVSLVMALAVIFVTAFSSLFVSLIRNHIPSSIRIIVQMTIIASLVIVVDQILKAYAYEMSKQLSVFVGLIITNCIVMGRAEGFAMSNTPGMSFLDGIGNGIGYGFVLMVVGFFRELLGSGSVFGVTILETVQNGGWYVPNGMMLLPPSAFFIIGLLIWVLRAVNPEQVESNEFKMKENTQPKEAV; from the coding sequence ATGGCAGACGTTACGCCTAAAAGTGTCCTGACGGCACCTATCTTCAAGAACAACCCCATTGCGTTGCAAATACTGGGGATCTGTTCTGCGCTGGCCGTCACCACAAGCATGAGCGTTTCGTTGGTAATGGCACTGGCCGTTATCTTCGTTACTGCTTTTTCTAGCCTTTTTGTTTCACTGATCCGTAACCACATTCCTTCCTCGATCCGTATTATCGTTCAGATGACGATTATCGCTTCGCTGGTTATCGTGGTCGATCAGATCCTCAAAGCGTACGCCTACGAGATGTCCAAGCAGCTGTCGGTATTTGTTGGCCTGATCATCACTAACTGTATCGTCATGGGTCGTGCAGAAGGTTTTGCCATGTCCAATACGCCTGGCATGTCCTTCCTCGATGGTATCGGTAACGGTATTGGCTACGGCTTTGTTCTTATGGTCGTTGGTTTCTTCCGTGAACTCCTGGGGTCGGGCAGCGTATTTGGCGTCACCATTCTGGAGACTGTCCAGAACGGTGGCTGGTACGTGCCTAACGGCATGATGCTGTTGCCGCCATCAGCCTTCTTTATTATCGGGCTGTTGATCTGGGTGCTGCGCGCAGTCAACCCGGAACAGGTGGAATCCAATGAGTTCAAGATGAAAGAAAATACCCAGCCGAAGGAGGCCGTGTAA
- the nqrE gene encoding NADH:ubiquinone reductase (Na(+)-transporting) subunit E translates to MEHYLSLFVASVFVENLALAFFLGMCTFLAVSKKVSSAFGLGIAVIVVLTISVPVNNLVFGFLLAEGALSWTGISGAENIDLSFLGLLSYIGVIAALVQILEMFLDKYVPALYNALGVFLPLITVNCAILGGVLFMVERNYNFGESVIYGFGSGVGWALAITALAGIREKLKYSDVPAGLQGLGITFITVGLMSLGFMSFSGIQL, encoded by the coding sequence ATGGAACATTATCTGAGCCTTTTTGTTGCCTCGGTATTCGTTGAGAACCTTGCGCTGGCATTCTTCCTCGGCATGTGTACTTTCCTGGCCGTTTCCAAAAAGGTGTCATCAGCCTTTGGTCTGGGCATTGCGGTCATCGTAGTACTGACGATTTCTGTTCCGGTTAATAACCTTGTCTTCGGCTTTTTGCTGGCAGAAGGTGCGCTATCCTGGACGGGAATCAGCGGTGCTGAAAACATTGATCTGTCCTTCCTGGGTCTGTTGAGCTATATCGGTGTTATTGCCGCTCTGGTTCAGATCCTGGAAATGTTTCTGGATAAATACGTACCGGCGCTCTATAACGCTCTCGGCGTCTTCCTGCCGTTGATTACGGTTAACTGTGCGATTCTCGGCGGCGTTCTGTTCATGGTGGAACGTAACTATAATTTCGGTGAATCCGTCATTTATGGTTTTGGTTCTGGTGTTGGCTGGGCGCTGGCGATTACCGCACTGGCAGGTATTCGTGAAAAGCTGAAGTACAGCGATGTGCCTGCAGGCTTGCAGGGCCTGGGTATCACCTTTATCACTGTGGGCCTGATGTCACTGGGCTTTATGTCTTTCTCCGGCATTCAGCTTTGA
- the nqrF gene encoding NADH:ubiquinone reductase (Na(+)-transporting) subunit F: MVDTTVILLGVVMFTIIVISLTAIILAARSKLVSSGDVTIEVNGDPEHTLSTQAGGKLLNTLAANGIFLSSACGGGGSCAQCKCRVEEGGGSILPTEESHFTMREKKEGWRLSCQVPVKQDMKVEVPEEVFGVKKWETEVTANPNVATFIKELNLKLPEGEEVAFRAGGYVQLVAPPYDIKFSDFDIEEEYRGDWEKFGLFDISHKNDEEIIRAYSMANYPDEKGLLKFNIRIATPPPGTNHPPGLMSTYVFSLKPGDKVTVMGPFGEFFARDTDAEMVFIGGGAGMAPMRSHIFDQLKRLKSSRKISFWYGARSWRETFYNEEYDKLAEEFPNFEWHLALSDPQPEDNWEGPTGFIHNVLYENYLKDHPAPEDCEYYMCGPPMMNASCIKLLLDLGVEPENILLDDFGG, from the coding sequence ATGGTTGATACAACTGTCATCTTGCTCGGTGTCGTCATGTTTACCATCATCGTCATCAGTTTGACGGCGATTATTCTGGCGGCCCGCAGTAAACTAGTAAGTAGCGGGGATGTAACCATTGAAGTGAATGGTGATCCTGAACATACCCTGTCTACCCAGGCCGGTGGCAAGCTTCTGAACACGCTGGCAGCCAACGGCATCTTCCTTTCTTCCGCCTGTGGCGGCGGCGGCTCCTGTGCGCAGTGTAAGTGTCGTGTAGAAGAAGGCGGCGGCTCTATTTTACCGACCGAGGAATCTCACTTCACCATGCGTGAGAAAAAGGAGGGCTGGCGCCTTTCCTGTCAGGTGCCTGTCAAGCAGGACATGAAAGTCGAAGTGCCGGAAGAAGTCTTTGGCGTCAAGAAGTGGGAAACCGAAGTCACCGCCAATCCCAACGTGGCGACCTTTATCAAGGAACTGAACCTGAAGCTGCCGGAAGGCGAGGAAGTTGCCTTCCGTGCCGGTGGTTATGTTCAGCTGGTCGCGCCGCCTTATGATATTAAATTCTCCGATTTCGACATCGAAGAAGAATATCGTGGCGACTGGGAAAAGTTTGGTCTGTTCGACATTTCCCACAAGAATGACGAAGAAATCATTCGTGCCTACTCGATGGCCAACTATCCGGATGAGAAAGGGCTGCTCAAGTTCAATATCCGGATCGCGACGCCGCCTCCTGGCACTAATCATCCGCCTGGCCTGATGTCTACCTATGTGTTCAGCCTGAAGCCGGGCGACAAGGTAACTGTCATGGGGCCCTTTGGTGAGTTCTTCGCCAGAGACACTGATGCCGAAATGGTGTTTATCGGTGGTGGTGCGGGTATGGCACCGATGCGTAGCCATATCTTTGACCAGCTCAAGCGTCTGAAATCAAGCCGCAAGATTTCGTTCTGGTACGGTGCGCGCTCCTGGCGTGAGACCTTCTATAATGAAGAGTATGACAAGCTGGCCGAAGAGTTCCCTAACTTTGAGTGGCATCTGGCGCTGTCCGACCCCCAGCCGGAAGATAACTGGGAAGGGCCGACCGGCTTCATCCACAACGTTCTGTACGAAAACTATCTGAAGGATCACCCGGCGCCTGAAGACTGTGAATACTACATGTGTGGGCCGCCGATGATGAACGCCTCCTGCATCAAGCTTCTGCTTGATCTGGGCGTGGAGCCTGAAAATATTCTGCTGGATGACTTTGGCGGATAA
- the nqrM gene encoding (Na+)-NQR maturation NqrM, with product MAIWLLVFGFMLLVMGAMAVGVILGRKPIAGSCGGLNQIGMKNGCDICGGKDEVCEEENRKRRGVSVRRTSDESRGADLGYDATRR from the coding sequence ATGGCAATCTGGTTACTGGTATTTGGTTTCATGCTGCTGGTAATGGGCGCTATGGCAGTCGGTGTCATTCTGGGCCGCAAGCCTATCGCAGGCTCATGTGGTGGACTGAACCAGATCGGGATGAAAAACGGCTGTGATATCTGCGGCGGCAAGGATGAAGTGTGCGAAGAGGAAAATCGCAAACGCCGTGGCGTTTCTGTACGTCGCACCAGCGATGAAAGCCGCGGTGCTGACCTTGGCTACGATGCAACGCGCCGTTGA
- the holA gene encoding DNA polymerase III subunit delta, giving the protein MKVFADKLPAALEKRLPKVVIVAGDEPLQHRDACDAVRAAARQAGVEEREVIDVEPNFAWGRLLDIAGNLSLFASRKLIDVRLGNQKLGQEGSKMLVHYAEQMDGSDDILLLSMGKLDAKQQKSAWFKALDKHGLFVPVWPVDASRLGYWLRDRAGLHGLQLDMDAARLLGERTEGNLLAADQELQKLALMLPANARISADTIAQGVEDNSRFDVFNLADACLKGEPSRVSRIVHGLRSEGIEAPIVLWALSRELRTLLSIHQHIDQGQSFEHACKAQKPMIFDKRRPAYQQAIQRLPMKRLHKLLLMAQRLDLAVKGASPVPLWPGLHDLAFTLAGGRGLLAESAWTYRLH; this is encoded by the coding sequence GTGAAGGTATTTGCTGACAAGTTACCAGCCGCCCTTGAAAAGCGCCTTCCCAAGGTCGTGATTGTTGCCGGGGATGAGCCTCTTCAGCACCGTGATGCCTGCGATGCGGTACGCGCCGCTGCCCGGCAAGCCGGCGTTGAAGAGAGGGAAGTGATTGACGTTGAACCCAACTTTGCCTGGGGCCGTTTGCTGGATATTGCTGGCAACCTATCCCTGTTTGCCTCGCGCAAGCTGATTGATGTGCGCCTGGGCAACCAGAAGCTGGGGCAGGAAGGTAGCAAGATGCTGGTTCACTATGCTGAACAGATGGACGGCAGCGACGATATCCTGCTACTCAGCATGGGCAAACTGGATGCCAAACAACAAAAAAGCGCCTGGTTCAAGGCGCTGGATAAACACGGTCTGTTTGTGCCCGTCTGGCCGGTCGATGCCTCGCGCCTGGGCTATTGGCTGCGCGACCGCGCTGGTTTGCACGGTTTACAGCTGGATATGGACGCAGCCCGACTGTTGGGCGAACGTACCGAAGGCAACCTGCTGGCGGCTGACCAGGAACTGCAAAAGCTGGCTCTGATGCTCCCCGCTAACGCGCGTATCAGTGCCGACACTATTGCCCAGGGCGTGGAAGACAATTCACGTTTTGATGTCTTTAATCTAGCTGATGCCTGCCTGAAAGGTGAACCGTCCAGAGTTTCACGCATCGTCCACGGCTTGCGAAGCGAGGGGATTGAGGCGCCAATTGTGCTTTGGGCACTGAGCCGCGAACTACGCACCCTGCTATCCATTCATCAACACATTGATCAAGGGCAGAGCTTTGAACATGCTTGCAAGGCACAGAAGCCGATGATTTTTGATAAACGTCGCCCTGCCTACCAACAGGCCATTCAACGCTTACCCATGAAGCGCCTGCACAAACTGCTGCTGATGGCCCAGCGCCTGGATCTGGCTGTTAAAGGCGCATCACCTGTGCCGCTTTGGCCAGGATTGCATGATCTTGCCTTCACCCTGGCCGGTGGCCGCGGCCTGCTGGCAGAATCTGCCTGGACCTATCGGCTGCATTAG